Proteins encoded in a region of the Sphingopyxis sp. OAS728 genome:
- a CDS encoding protein-L-isoaspartate O-methyltransferase family protein, whose product MATKFSEITTAEMRSAMIDSQLRTNDVIDPAVIGAMAAAPREAHVPAALASVAYMDRAIALGHGRVLNAPLVTGRMLVAAAIRPGQRVLLVGSATGYTARLLALLGAEVHAVEEQDALMATAQGAIVHDNIHWVAGPLAAGAPGAAPFDRIIIEGAIETLPDALIAQLADGGRLVAARREGAVTRLVEGVKAGGAVALRSFADMDVAPLPGFAAPAGFQF is encoded by the coding sequence ATGGCGACGAAGTTTAGCGAAATCACGACGGCAGAGATGCGCTCTGCCATGATCGACAGCCAGCTCAGGACCAACGACGTCATCGACCCTGCTGTCATCGGCGCGATGGCTGCGGCACCGCGCGAGGCGCATGTGCCCGCCGCGCTCGCCAGCGTCGCCTACATGGACCGCGCGATCGCGCTGGGACATGGCCGCGTCCTGAACGCACCGCTGGTTACCGGCCGCATGCTCGTCGCCGCGGCGATCCGTCCCGGCCAACGCGTGCTGCTGGTCGGCAGCGCGACGGGCTATACCGCCCGCCTGCTCGCGCTGCTCGGCGCCGAAGTTCACGCTGTCGAGGAACAGGACGCGTTGATGGCCACTGCGCAGGGCGCGATCGTCCATGACAATATCCACTGGGTTGCCGGCCCCTTGGCCGCAGGTGCACCGGGTGCCGCGCCGTTCGACCGCATCATCATCGAAGGCGCGATCGAAACTTTGCCGGACGCTCTCATTGCGCAGCTCGCCGACGGCGGCCGGCTGGTGGCGGCGCGGCGCGAAGGCGCGGTGACGCGGCTCGTCGAGGGCGTGAAGGCCGGCGGCGCAGTCGCGCTGCGCAGCTTTGCCGACATGGACGTCGCGCCCTTGCCGGGCTTTGCCGCACCGGCGGGCTTCCAGTTTTAA
- a CDS encoding aldehyde dehydrogenase family protein, which yields MDFARDYAMLIGGKLEGGSARFDVLNPATEQVIGSAPEAGQADLDRAIAAARAAFPGWAATPIEDRKAALTAMGQAIMANADAFKRLLTAEQGKPHAEAAGEVMGAGYWLMGAASLDLPVTVNEESDERYSETRHVPLGVVGAIAPWNFPLLLAMFKVGPALLAGNTMVLKPSPFTPLATLKFGELVKDILPPGVLNIVTGGDALGPWMTSHPGFDKISFTGSTATGRRVMESAAPTLKRVTLELGGNDAAIVMPDVDVEKVAEELFWAAFRNNGQICIATKRMYVHEDIYEELKQALVAYAKTVKVGDGSEQGTQIGPINNKAQYRRVLDLIQDAKDKGYTFLVGGETADVPGYFIPVTILDNPPEDSRIVQEEQFGPVLPLIKFDDYGDVVARANATDYGLGGSVWGQDEDRAFEIAQRIASGTVWVNETQHLTPTAAFGGMKQSGVGVEGGLEGLLEYTNAQTIVRRRKVTA from the coding sequence ATGGATTTCGCCCGCGACTATGCTATGCTGATCGGCGGTAAGCTGGAAGGGGGCAGCGCCCGCTTTGACGTGCTCAACCCAGCGACCGAACAGGTTATCGGGAGCGCTCCCGAAGCCGGCCAGGCCGACCTCGACCGCGCCATCGCTGCCGCCCGCGCCGCTTTTCCCGGTTGGGCCGCGACCCCGATCGAGGACCGCAAGGCCGCGCTGACCGCAATGGGACAGGCGATCATGGCCAACGCCGACGCCTTCAAGCGCCTGCTCACCGCCGAACAGGGCAAGCCGCACGCCGAGGCCGCGGGCGAGGTCATGGGCGCCGGCTATTGGCTGATGGGCGCCGCGTCGCTCGACCTGCCGGTGACGGTGAATGAGGAGAGCGACGAGCGGTACAGCGAGACGCGCCACGTTCCGCTCGGCGTCGTCGGCGCGATCGCCCCGTGGAACTTCCCTCTCCTGCTCGCGATGTTCAAGGTCGGTCCGGCTTTGCTTGCGGGGAACACGATGGTGCTAAAACCCTCACCCTTCACCCCGCTCGCGACGCTGAAGTTCGGCGAGCTGGTCAAGGATATCCTGCCGCCCGGCGTGCTCAACATCGTCACCGGGGGCGACGCGCTCGGGCCATGGATGACGAGCCACCCCGGCTTCGACAAGATCAGCTTTACCGGATCAACCGCGACCGGCCGCCGTGTAATGGAATCGGCGGCGCCGACGCTGAAACGCGTGACGCTCGAACTCGGCGGCAACGACGCAGCGATCGTGATGCCCGACGTCGATGTCGAGAAGGTCGCCGAGGAGCTGTTCTGGGCCGCCTTCCGCAACAACGGCCAGATCTGCATCGCGACCAAGCGCATGTATGTGCACGAGGACATCTACGAGGAGCTGAAGCAGGCGCTCGTCGCCTATGCGAAGACTGTGAAGGTCGGCGACGGCTCCGAACAAGGGACGCAGATCGGCCCAATCAACAACAAAGCGCAATATCGCCGCGTGCTCGACCTCATCCAGGACGCGAAGGACAAGGGCTATACATTTCTTGTCGGCGGCGAGACTGCGGACGTGCCCGGCTATTTCATCCCCGTCACCATCCTCGACAATCCGCCCGAGGACAGCCGCATCGTGCAGGAGGAGCAGTTCGGCCCCGTCCTGCCGCTGATCAAGTTCGACGATTATGGCGATGTCGTCGCGCGCGCCAATGCCACCGACTATGGCCTCGGCGGCTCGGTATGGGGGCAGGACGAGGACCGGGCATTCGAGATTGCGCAGCGCATCGCGAGCGGCACCGTTTGGGTCAACGAGACGCAGCATCTTACCCCCACTGCGGCGTTCGGTGGGATGAAGCAATCGGGGGTCGGCGTCGAAGGCGGGCTCGAAGGCCTGCTCGAATATACGAACGCCCAGACGATCGTGCGGCGGAGGAAGGTTACCGCTTGA